Proteins encoded in a region of the Triticum dicoccoides isolate Atlit2015 ecotype Zavitan chromosome 3A, WEW_v2.0, whole genome shotgun sequence genome:
- the LOC119270343 gene encoding glycine-rich cell wall structural protein 2-like, giving the protein MVGTKLVALGYVVLLSIGLANAARVVRFGSGSATGTGAGGGEGGGTVSGGGSGAGSGTGSGVSSNSGSHASGGGGGGGGGGGQNGGTGYGSGSGSGSGSSQYSQGSSYPYGGGYGGYTSAGGAGGGGGGGQASGYQGSSGYGAGSGTGSGSATATNNWYRQGSTNADAGGNGGGNGGGRNGGHGAGKGAGSGYGNAYP; this is encoded by the coding sequence ATGGTAGGCACAAAGCTAGTAGCCCTCGGCTATGTTGTCCTCTTGAGCATTGGACTGGCCAATGCTGCAAGGGTGGTTAGATTCGGCAGTGGAAGCGCCACGGGaacgggagcgggaggaggagaggGTGGGGGAACTGTGAGTGGTGGTGGCTCGGGTGCTGGGAGTGGAACTGGGTCTGGCGTGAGTTCTAATAGTGGTAGCCATGCaagcggtggaggtggaggtggcggtggaggcggcggccaaaATGGTGGAACTGGATATGGTAGCGGGTCCGGCTCTGGCTCCGGTTCTAGTCAATATAGTCAAGGATCTTCATATCCTTATGGTGGTGGCTATGGTGGATATACTAGCGCTGGCGGtgccggtggcggtggtggtggagggcaAGCTAGTGGTTATCAAGGATCTAGTGGGTATGGGGCTGGTAGTGGCACTGGTTCCGGCTCAGCTACTGCTACTAACAATTGGTATAGACAAGGTAGTACAAATGCAGATGCTGGTGGAAACGGTGGTGGTAATGGCGGAGGAAGAAATGGTGGGCATGGTGCAGGCAAAGGTGCTGGATCTGGGTATGGCAATGCCTACCCCTAG